From one Streptomyces sp. N50 genomic stretch:
- a CDS encoding FABP family protein, protein MSDLPYPDAHHPDQKPTPHPLLTPVLALLGNWHGQGKGEYPTIEGDFTYAQDVTFTHDGRPFLHYEARAWILDAEGTPLRPAARESGWWRLRPDGRVEALITQPTGIAEILIGTATAGAIDLATHQIALTPTAKNVTATRRRYTLTDDATLTFTHDLEAVGQPLQHHLAAELHRTG, encoded by the coding sequence GTGTCCGACCTCCCGTACCCCGACGCCCACCACCCGGACCAGAAGCCCACCCCCCACCCCCTGCTCACTCCCGTGCTCGCCCTCCTGGGCAACTGGCACGGCCAGGGCAAAGGCGAATACCCCACCATCGAAGGGGACTTCACCTACGCCCAGGACGTCACCTTCACCCACGACGGCCGCCCCTTCCTGCACTACGAGGCCCGCGCCTGGATCCTCGACGCCGAAGGCACCCCACTCCGCCCGGCAGCCCGCGAGAGCGGCTGGTGGCGCCTGCGACCCGACGGCCGAGTCGAGGCACTCATCACCCAGCCCACCGGCATCGCGGAGATCCTGATCGGAACCGCCACCGCCGGCGCGATCGACCTCGCCACCCACCAGATCGCCCTCACCCCCACCGCCAAGAACGTCACCGCCACCCGCCGCCGCTACACCCTGACCGACGACGCCACACTCACCTTCACCCACGACCTGGAAGCCGTAGGACAACCGCTGCAACACCACCTCGCGGCGGAGCTCCACCGCACGGGCTGA
- a CDS encoding condensation domain-containing protein — translation MSDLQRCEIRPGRLVEWTLHPTAVGAARALPDDARPPAYVQESHIRTARSVREDGLFVPTWLGTAFDMPGRIELDVLQGALRSWMLRHETLRSGFRWAGDEMRRFTLDADAVALHREDVGEFADAVTLTRYLQDRFDVTADALTWPNFLFAAVVRDDGTSVYLAFDHSNVDAYSLHRIAGEVHELYAAGLAGKAVESAPVASYIDFCAGERTDADQIDDTHTVVSRWREFIARCDGKLPNFPVDLGLDPEGPLPTQKFLQEMLVDDTDAAAFEAYCRPYGGSLVGILAAVALAAREISGLDVYRTVVPFHTRAKSRWADSVGWYVGGAPIEIPVQRATDFDHALRMVRATLRENRPHARMPIARVLRLLGADFRPTSPDLYSIVSYVDSRALPGSERWQELKAYGLIRVSYGDQVCAWVTRVHEGLQFACRVPDNVIADKNMRLCMELVRERVVAVAAEALAVRL, via the coding sequence ATGAGTGACCTTCAGCGGTGCGAGATCCGTCCCGGACGACTCGTCGAGTGGACGCTGCACCCGACGGCCGTAGGAGCGGCGCGGGCCCTCCCGGACGACGCGCGGCCACCGGCGTACGTGCAGGAGTCCCACATCCGGACGGCGCGCTCGGTGCGCGAGGACGGGCTGTTCGTGCCGACCTGGCTCGGAACCGCCTTCGACATGCCGGGGCGGATCGAACTCGACGTGCTCCAGGGCGCGTTGCGGTCCTGGATGCTCCGGCACGAGACGCTGCGCAGCGGCTTCAGGTGGGCCGGTGACGAGATGCGCCGCTTCACCCTGGACGCCGACGCCGTGGCCCTGCACCGCGAGGACGTGGGGGAGTTCGCGGACGCGGTGACGCTGACCCGGTACCTGCAGGACCGTTTCGATGTGACGGCCGACGCGCTCACCTGGCCCAACTTCCTCTTCGCGGCGGTCGTCCGCGACGACGGCACGAGTGTCTACCTCGCCTTCGACCACAGCAACGTCGACGCCTACTCCCTCCACCGCATCGCGGGCGAGGTCCACGAGCTGTACGCGGCCGGCCTCGCCGGGAAGGCCGTCGAGTCGGCGCCCGTCGCCAGTTACATCGACTTCTGCGCGGGCGAGCGCACCGACGCCGACCAGATCGACGACACGCACACCGTCGTCTCCCGCTGGCGCGAGTTCATCGCCCGCTGCGACGGCAAGCTGCCGAACTTCCCCGTCGACCTCGGCCTCGACCCCGAAGGACCGCTGCCCACCCAGAAGTTCCTCCAGGAGATGCTCGTCGACGACACGGACGCGGCGGCCTTCGAGGCGTACTGCCGCCCCTACGGCGGAAGCCTCGTCGGCATCCTGGCGGCCGTCGCGCTGGCCGCCCGCGAGATCAGCGGCCTCGACGTGTACCGCACCGTCGTTCCCTTCCACACCCGCGCCAAGTCCCGCTGGGCCGACTCCGTCGGCTGGTACGTGGGCGGCGCCCCGATCGAGATCCCCGTGCAGCGCGCCACCGACTTCGACCACGCCCTGCGCATGGTCCGCGCCACGCTCCGCGAGAACCGCCCGCACGCCCGCATGCCCATCGCCCGCGTCCTGCGCCTGCTGGGCGCCGACTTCCGGCCCACGTCCCCCGACCTGTACTCGATCGTCTCCTACGTCGACTCGCGCGCCCTGCCCGGTTCGGAGCGCTGGCAGGAGCTGAAGGCGTACGGACTGATCCGGGTGTCGTACGGCGACCAGGTGTGCGCGTGGGTGACCCGGGTCCACGAGGGACTGCAGTTCGCGTGCCGCGTCCCGGACAACGTCATCGCGGACAAGAACATGCGGCTGTGCATGGAGCTGGTGCGGGAGCGGGTGGTCGCCGTGGCCGCAGAGGCGTTGGCCGTACGCCTGTAG
- a CDS encoding ABC transporter substrate-binding protein produces MTPPSFRRRAVLGAAAGALFAPLLAGCSDAGGASTAAGGKVTLTFAWWGNDDRAQRTNAAVALFEKRHPNITVRTSFAGYPAYVQKLATQAAGGDLSDVAQLDYRQISQYAGSGTLLDLGPYVDNGTLRTADFDQTLTRTGVYDNKQYALPMGKGTTGIVYDAAVFKKAGVATPRPGWTWDDWAEAGKKITALGMKGPNGHAYTGLSDLGVNEDAFETWLRGRGKELYASEHRLGFTADDLTDFWTFTDKLRRAGVVSQARDTAQVGGAVEDTPMGRGIAATDFNWDAPFLGYPPLLGDQVHFAPVPTTDGKVGQYFKPTMLIGAGAGTQHPKEAAELIDFLLNDPAAGKILGVTRSTPPNEKIAEEIGKGLTGPEKEVYDYGRTIAAHGTSAPPMAPPRGDVVLQVSFTRDYQRVSYGMESPRGAAEEYVAEAKRELR; encoded by the coding sequence ATGACGCCACCCAGTTTCCGGAGACGAGCTGTCCTCGGCGCCGCCGCGGGCGCCCTGTTCGCCCCCCTCCTCGCCGGCTGTTCCGATGCCGGCGGAGCGAGCACGGCGGCAGGCGGGAAAGTGACACTCACCTTCGCCTGGTGGGGCAACGACGACCGTGCGCAACGCACCAACGCCGCCGTGGCCCTCTTCGAGAAGCGCCACCCGAACATCACGGTCCGCACCTCCTTCGCCGGCTACCCGGCGTACGTGCAGAAGCTCGCCACCCAGGCGGCGGGCGGCGACCTCTCGGATGTGGCCCAGCTCGACTACCGCCAGATATCCCAGTACGCGGGCAGCGGCACCCTCCTCGACCTCGGCCCCTACGTCGACAACGGCACACTTCGGACGGCCGACTTCGACCAGACCCTGACCCGCACGGGTGTCTACGACAACAAGCAGTACGCCCTCCCGATGGGCAAGGGAACGACCGGCATCGTCTACGACGCCGCCGTCTTCAAGAAGGCCGGAGTCGCGACGCCCCGGCCGGGCTGGACCTGGGACGACTGGGCCGAGGCGGGCAAGAAGATCACCGCGCTCGGTATGAAGGGCCCCAACGGGCATGCGTACACCGGCCTTTCGGACCTCGGGGTCAACGAGGACGCCTTCGAGACCTGGCTGCGCGGCAGGGGCAAGGAGTTGTACGCCTCCGAGCACCGACTCGGCTTCACCGCCGACGACTTGACCGACTTCTGGACCTTCACCGACAAGCTGCGCCGCGCGGGCGTCGTCTCGCAGGCCAGGGACACCGCCCAGGTCGGCGGCGCCGTCGAGGACACCCCGATGGGACGCGGCATCGCGGCGACCGACTTCAACTGGGACGCCCCCTTCCTCGGCTACCCGCCCCTGCTCGGCGACCAGGTCCACTTCGCGCCCGTCCCCACGACCGACGGCAAGGTGGGCCAGTACTTCAAGCCCACCATGCTCATCGGCGCGGGCGCCGGGACCCAACACCCCAAGGAGGCGGCCGAGTTGATCGACTTCCTGCTCAACGACCCCGCCGCCGGCAAGATCCTCGGCGTCACCCGCTCCACACCCCCCAACGAGAAGATCGCCGAGGAGATAGGCAAGGGCCTGACCGGCCCGGAGAAAGAGGTCTACGACTACGGCCGCACGATCGCCGCCCACGGCACCTCGGCCCCACCCATGGCACCGCCCCGCGGCGACGTCGTCCTCCAGGTCTCCTTCACCCGCGACTACCAGCGCGTCTCCTACGGCATGGAGAGCCCGCGCGGCGCCGCCGAGGAGTACGTCGCCGAGGCGAAGCGGGAGCTGCGATGA
- a CDS encoding sugar ABC transporter permease: MTTTATPPPRTAPATATPPEHRKRGRRGGPAYIFLSPWILGVVLLTLAPMAVSLYLSFTDYNLFDPPKWVGLRNYSDMFTADPRYWRSVGTTLLYVVVAVPLKLAIALGVALLLSNTRKAKGFYRSAFYAPSLLGASMAVALVWRALYNDGGTVDELLSSIGIHTGGWVSDPHLAVFVVALLSAWQFGAPMVIFLAGLQQIPADLYEAAALDGAGRWRRFVSVTLPMLSPVVFFNLVLETIQSFQVFTPAFAISGGNGGPADSTEFYTLYLYERGFTASHMGYASAMAWVLLLAIGAVTLVLFRTSRSWVFYANEGA, translated from the coding sequence ATGACCACCACGGCGACCCCACCGCCCCGCACCGCACCCGCCACCGCGACACCACCGGAACACCGCAAGCGCGGTCGACGCGGCGGCCCCGCCTACATCTTCCTCTCGCCGTGGATCCTCGGGGTCGTCCTCCTGACGCTCGCCCCCATGGCCGTGTCCCTGTATCTGTCGTTCACCGACTACAACCTCTTCGACCCGCCCAAGTGGGTCGGACTGCGCAACTACAGCGACATGTTCACCGCGGACCCGAGGTACTGGCGCTCGGTGGGCACCACGCTCCTCTACGTCGTGGTCGCCGTCCCCCTCAAACTCGCCATCGCGCTCGGCGTCGCGCTGCTGCTCAGCAACACCCGCAAGGCCAAGGGCTTTTACCGCTCGGCCTTCTACGCCCCTTCGCTGCTCGGCGCGAGCATGGCGGTCGCGCTGGTGTGGCGGGCGCTCTACAACGACGGCGGCACCGTCGACGAACTGCTGTCCTCCATAGGTATCCACACCGGCGGCTGGGTCTCGGACCCGCACCTCGCGGTGTTCGTCGTCGCGCTGCTCTCCGCCTGGCAGTTCGGCGCCCCGATGGTCATCTTCCTCGCCGGGTTGCAGCAGATCCCGGCCGACCTGTACGAGGCCGCCGCTCTCGACGGCGCGGGACGTTGGCGCCGGTTCGTGTCCGTGACGCTGCCCATGCTGTCCCCGGTGGTCTTCTTCAACCTCGTCCTGGAGACCATCCAGTCCTTCCAGGTCTTCACCCCCGCCTTCGCCATCAGCGGCGGCAACGGCGGACCGGCCGACTCGACCGAGTTCTACACGCTCTACCTCTACGAACGAGGCTTCACCGCCTCGCACATGGGCTACGCCTCCGCCATGGCCTGGGTCCTGCTCCTGGCCATCGGCGCGGTCACGCTCGTCCTCTTCAGGACCTCGCGCTCCTGGGTCTTCTACGCCAACGAGGGGGCCTGA
- a CDS encoding carbohydrate ABC transporter permease translates to MATTVPDLKSAAGLETDAGRTRTAAIAKHVGLVAVLLVLLYPLVWLLATSLKPANEVLTSLKLLPSHIEWSNYTTALDGISGVSITRLLLNSLLISVGSVIGNVVSCSLAAYAFARLRFRMRGPMFGFMIATMMLPHHAVLIPQYIIFNKLGMVDTYWPLILPKFLATEAFFVFLIVQFMRGLPRELDEAARIDGCGPFRIFWSVVLPLTRPALITTAIFTFIWSWNDFFTQLIYLFDPEKFTITLALRNFVDQSSTSAYGPMFAMSVISIVPIVLFFFAFQRYLVEGMATSGLKG, encoded by the coding sequence ATGGCCACGACCGTGCCCGACTTGAAGAGTGCCGCCGGACTCGAGACCGACGCGGGCCGCACCCGCACCGCGGCGATCGCGAAACACGTCGGCCTGGTGGCCGTACTCCTCGTCCTGCTCTACCCGTTGGTCTGGCTGCTCGCCACCTCGCTGAAGCCGGCGAACGAGGTCCTCACCAGCCTCAAACTGCTGCCGAGCCACATCGAGTGGTCGAACTACACCACCGCCCTGGACGGAATCAGCGGCGTCTCGATCACCCGCCTGCTCCTCAACTCCCTCCTGATCAGCGTCGGTTCGGTCATCGGGAACGTCGTCTCCTGCTCCCTCGCCGCCTACGCCTTCGCCCGGCTGCGGTTCCGGATGCGGGGTCCGATGTTCGGCTTCATGATCGCCACGATGATGCTGCCGCACCACGCCGTACTGATCCCGCAGTACATCATCTTCAACAAGCTCGGCATGGTGGACACCTATTGGCCGCTGATCCTGCCCAAGTTCCTTGCCACGGAGGCCTTTTTCGTCTTTCTCATCGTCCAGTTCATGCGCGGCCTGCCGCGTGAGCTGGACGAGGCCGCACGCATCGACGGCTGCGGACCGTTCCGCATCTTCTGGTCGGTGGTCCTGCCGCTGACCCGCCCGGCCCTGATCACCACCGCGATCTTCACCTTCATCTGGAGCTGGAACGACTTCTTCACCCAGCTGATCTACCTCTTCGACCCGGAGAAGTTCACGATCACCCTGGCCCTGCGCAACTTCGTCGACCAGTCCAGCACCTCCGCCTACGGCCCGATGTTCGCGATGTCGGTGATCTCGATCGTGCCCATCGTGCTGTTCTTCTTCGCCTTCCAGCGCTACCTGGTCGAGGGCATGGCGACCTCCGGACTGAAGGGCTGA
- a CDS encoding DJ-1/PfpI family protein → MHVQIVLFDGFDPLDVVAPYEVLYAGGAASDGAVTVELVSAEGPRGVVSGTGGLTLRATGTLDPARSGLVLVPGASGRVGEPGEVPDIDAGGEPAWRQDEFIPVLLGRTLTTDLPALLKAAMDNPQITMAAVCGGSLVLAMAGLIEGRNATTHHLGLDMLEATGVNAVHARVVDDGDLVTGAGVTSGLDLGLYLLEREIGPRIAHAVEELFAHERRGTTWRAQGPTPAAL, encoded by the coding sequence ATGCACGTCCAGATCGTTCTGTTCGACGGCTTCGACCCGCTCGATGTCGTCGCCCCCTATGAGGTCCTGTACGCCGGTGGTGCCGCGTCCGATGGCGCGGTCACCGTGGAACTCGTCTCGGCCGAAGGGCCTCGGGGCGTCGTCAGCGGTACCGGTGGCCTGACGCTGCGGGCCACCGGAACCCTCGACCCGGCCCGCTCCGGCCTCGTCCTCGTGCCGGGAGCTTCCGGGCGGGTGGGGGAGCCGGGCGAGGTGCCCGACATCGACGCCGGTGGTGAACCGGCGTGGCGGCAGGACGAGTTCATCCCCGTCCTGCTCGGCCGCACCCTGACCACCGACCTGCCCGCTCTGCTGAAGGCCGCCATGGACAATCCGCAGATCACCATGGCCGCGGTGTGCGGCGGCTCGCTGGTGCTGGCCATGGCCGGACTCATCGAGGGCCGCAACGCCACCACCCATCACCTGGGCCTGGACATGCTCGAAGCCACGGGTGTGAACGCCGTCCACGCCCGCGTCGTCGACGACGGCGACCTGGTGACCGGCGCCGGCGTCACCTCCGGCCTCGACCTGGGCCTGTACCTCCTGGAGCGCGAGATCGGTCCGCGGATCGCGCACGCCGTGGAGGAACTGTTCGCGCACGAACGCCGGGGCACCACCTGGCGGGCCCAGGGTCCGACGCCTGCCGCCCTGTAA
- a CDS encoding ADP-ribosylglycohydrolase family protein, whose protein sequence is MSSPQHARASLDGLVMGDAFGDAWFTRSDEDAEGLWAAREPRPAPWLWTDDSAMAFVLFAHLMTHGEVQPDTLAREFAAEYERDPSRGYGPSMHGILRRVGDGEDWRAVTTGQFGGQGSYGNGAAMRVAPLGAWFRDDVMVAAEQARLSALTTHAHPEAVAGAVAVAVAAALAAAGADQQALPRAEFLREVASHVPESDVRSGLLVAANFSGRTSVRHAASVLGSGTLISAPDTVPFALWSAAGQPDDLPEALWQTVAGWGDRDTTCAIAGGVVAARTGTAGVPSAWREACEAIPDWSGWAEQVSPSR, encoded by the coding sequence ATGAGCAGTCCGCAGCACGCCCGCGCCTCCCTGGACGGGCTGGTGATGGGGGACGCCTTCGGCGACGCCTGGTTCACCCGGTCCGACGAGGACGCCGAGGGGTTGTGGGCCGCGCGGGAACCGCGCCCCGCGCCGTGGTTGTGGACGGACGACTCGGCCATGGCGTTCGTCCTGTTCGCCCACCTGATGACTCATGGCGAGGTCCAACCGGACACGCTGGCACGGGAGTTCGCCGCCGAGTACGAGCGCGATCCAAGCCGGGGCTACGGCCCGTCCATGCACGGCATCCTGCGCCGCGTCGGCGACGGCGAGGACTGGCGGGCGGTCACCACCGGGCAGTTCGGCGGGCAGGGGTCCTACGGCAACGGTGCCGCGATGCGGGTGGCACCGCTGGGGGCCTGGTTCCGGGACGATGTGATGGTCGCCGCCGAGCAGGCCCGGCTGTCCGCACTGACCACGCACGCTCACCCGGAGGCCGTCGCGGGGGCGGTGGCCGTGGCGGTCGCCGCCGCGCTGGCGGCCGCCGGTGCGGATCAACAGGCCCTGCCTCGCGCCGAGTTCCTGCGGGAGGTCGCCTCGCATGTGCCGGAGAGCGATGTCCGCTCCGGGCTGCTGGTCGCCGCGAACTTCTCCGGGCGGACATCGGTACGGCACGCGGCGTCCGTGCTGGGCTCGGGAACGCTCATCTCCGCACCGGACACCGTGCCGTTCGCGCTGTGGTCCGCGGCGGGTCAACCGGACGATCTGCCCGAGGCGTTGTGGCAGACCGTCGCCGGGTGGGGCGACCGGGACACGACCTGCGCGATCGCGGGCGGTGTCGTGGCGGCCCGCACCGGCACGGCCGGCGTCCCGTCCGCGTGGCGGGAGGCGTGCGAGGCGATCCCCGACTGGAGCGGCTGGGCCGAGCAGGTCAGTCCGTCCCGGTGA
- a CDS encoding AAA family ATPase — MERILVVGVTGAGKSTLARAVGERLGVPYHEMDALYFSGPDWTVNEDLTDDVLRLTSEPRWIIDSIGSPEVRDLLWEKADTVLWLDYARRVIMPRVLRRSLRRTVTRETIFGGNRESWAGWLSREHPVWWAWSQHAGRRSEIQRRTKDPRFAPLTTHRFTRPDETAAWLATLG; from the coding sequence ATGGAGCGGATCTTGGTGGTCGGGGTGACAGGCGCGGGCAAGTCGACGCTCGCGCGGGCCGTGGGCGAGCGGCTCGGCGTGCCGTACCACGAGATGGACGCCCTCTACTTCAGCGGCCCCGACTGGACCGTCAACGAAGACCTGACCGACGACGTCCTGCGCCTCACCTCCGAACCCCGGTGGATCATCGACTCGATCGGCTCGCCCGAAGTCCGCGATCTGCTCTGGGAGAAGGCCGACACGGTGCTCTGGCTGGACTACGCGAGGCGCGTGATCATGCCGCGCGTCCTGCGCCGCTCGCTCCGGCGCACGGTCACCCGCGAGACCATCTTCGGGGGAAACAGGGAGAGTTGGGCGGGCTGGTTGAGCCGGGAACATCCGGTCTGGTGGGCCTGGTCCCAGCACGCGGGTCGGCGGAGTGAGATCCAACGCCGGACCAAAGACCCCCGCTTCGCTCCGCTCACCACACACCGGTTCACCCGCCCCGACGAAACGGCGGCCTGGCTGGCGACCCTGGGATGA
- a CDS encoding MSMEG_0565 family glycosyltransferase has protein sequence MKIALLSYSTKPRGGVVHTLALAEALAALGEDVTVWTLGRGGDAGFFRPVHPAVRVQIVPFPDGPPTETVGERILRSIATLRTAFDPTPYDVVHAQDCISANAAGRCVRTVHHLDHFTTPELAACHERAIVEPYAHVCVSEAVAGELSAGWGIEAQVIPNGVAYDRFAATDPAAQASWRSRLGPYVLTVGGIEPRKGSLDLLEAYALLRAARPDVRLVIAGGETLFDYRDYRAGWEARAAELAVEPVVLGQVGEDELPSLVAAADAFAFPSLKEGFGLAAMEALAAGVPLVVRDLPVLREVFGGAAQFAATPQDLATELAHALATEDPARAAAGRALAARHTWVAAARSHLAFYRSLDQLT, from the coding sequence GTGAAGATCGCCCTGCTCAGCTACTCCACCAAGCCGCGCGGCGGGGTCGTCCACACCCTCGCCCTCGCGGAGGCCCTCGCGGCCCTCGGCGAGGACGTCACGGTGTGGACCCTGGGCCGGGGCGGCGACGCGGGCTTCTTCCGCCCGGTGCACCCGGCGGTCCGCGTCCAGATCGTCCCGTTCCCCGACGGCCCGCCCACGGAGACGGTCGGCGAACGCATCCTCCGCTCCATCGCCACCCTCCGCACCGCCTTCGACCCCACGCCCTACGACGTCGTCCACGCCCAGGACTGCATCAGCGCCAACGCGGCCGGCCGCTGCGTCCGCACGGTCCACCACCTCGACCACTTCACCACCCCCGAACTGGCCGCCTGCCACGAGCGCGCGATCGTCGAGCCGTACGCACACGTCTGCGTGTCCGAGGCGGTCGCCGGGGAGCTGTCCGCCGGCTGGGGTATCGAGGCCCAGGTCATCCCCAACGGCGTGGCCTACGACCGCTTCGCCGCCACCGACCCGGCCGCACAAGCGAGTTGGCGCTCCCGCCTCGGCCCGTACGTCCTCACCGTCGGCGGCATCGAACCCCGCAAGGGCTCACTCGACCTCCTGGAGGCCTACGCTCTCCTGCGCGCCGCCCGTCCCGACGTCCGCCTGGTCATCGCGGGCGGCGAGACGCTCTTCGACTACCGCGACTACCGGGCGGGCTGGGAGGCGCGGGCCGCCGAACTCGCCGTAGAACCGGTGGTGTTGGGGCAGGTGGGCGAGGACGAGCTGCCGTCGCTGGTCGCGGCGGCGGACGCGTTCGCGTTCCCGTCCCTCAAGGAGGGCTTCGGTCTCGCGGCCATGGAGGCGCTGGCGGCGGGGGTTCCGTTGGTCGTGCGGGATCTGCCCGTGCTGCGTGAGGTGTTCGGCGGCGCCGCTCAATTCGCCGCCACTCCCCAGGACTTGGCCACCGAACTCGCCCACGCGCTCGCGACCGAGGACCCCGCCCGCGCCGCCGCCGGGCGTGCCCTCGCCGCCCGCCACACCTGGGTCGCGGCGGCCCGCAGTCACCTCGCCTTCTACCGCTCCCTCGACCAACTCACGTAG
- a CDS encoding carbon-nitrogen hydrolase family protein: MSTIRIAAAAAHFGRDLEFDLARVAKLIDDARGNGAGLLVLPDATLGGYLADLRHPDPQTLPPALKPDDPLILQVARLAAEMVVCVGYCEDGGTERYNAAVCVSGDGVLGRHRKVHLPAGEVAAYTAGDRFDAFDTPVGRLGMLIDYDKTFPESARSLALDGAEILACLSAWPTSITNRAPRMAQDRQARLFDLYDQSRAAENQVVLASSNQTGAMGGMRFLGQAKVVGPGGDILARTWSKAGLAVAEIDVVAETDRARRVLRHLDERRPDAYRESRT; encoded by the coding sequence ATGAGCACCATCCGGATCGCGGCCGCGGCCGCCCACTTCGGCCGCGACCTGGAGTTCGACCTGGCCCGCGTCGCCAAACTCATCGACGACGCCCGCGGCAACGGCGCCGGACTGCTGGTCCTGCCGGACGCCACCCTCGGCGGCTACCTCGCCGACCTGCGCCACCCCGACCCCCAGACACTGCCCCCGGCCCTCAAGCCGGACGACCCGCTGATCCTCCAAGTCGCCCGGCTGGCCGCCGAGATGGTGGTGTGCGTCGGCTACTGCGAGGACGGCGGGACCGAGCGCTACAACGCGGCGGTCTGCGTCAGCGGCGACGGCGTCCTCGGCCGGCACCGCAAGGTCCACCTCCCGGCCGGCGAGGTCGCCGCGTACACAGCAGGGGACCGCTTCGACGCCTTCGACACCCCGGTCGGCCGCCTCGGCATGCTGATCGACTACGACAAGACGTTCCCCGAGTCGGCCCGTTCGCTGGCCCTGGACGGCGCCGAGATCCTCGCCTGCCTCTCCGCCTGGCCCACCAGCATCACCAACCGCGCCCCACGCATGGCCCAGGACCGCCAGGCCCGCCTCTTCGACCTCTACGACCAGTCGCGCGCCGCCGAGAACCAGGTCGTCCTGGCCTCCTCCAACCAGACCGGTGCGATGGGCGGCATGCGCTTCCTCGGCCAGGCCAAGGTGGTCGGCCCGGGCGGCGACATCCTCGCCCGCACCTGGTCCAAGGCCGGGCTCGCGGTCGCCGAGATCGACGTCGTCGCGGAGACCGACCGCGCCCGCCGCGTCCTGCGCCACCTCGACGAGCGCCGCCCCGACGCCTACCGGGAGTCCCGTACGTGA
- a CDS encoding carbon-nitrogen hydrolase family protein, with product MSTLRMAAVAAEFGRDLEEDFAIAERLIKEAGEQGVRLLALPEACLGGYLLSLDDDSELDEGPPALALDGPEIRRLATLAGELTVVAGYCEAAGDARYNSVVCVTGDGVLGNHRKVHQPLSEDASYASGDRFHAFDTPVGRLGMMICYDKAFPESARALALDGAEIGVCVSAWPGARTKASADLEQDRWKRRFDLFDRARALENQIVWLSANQSGTFGSLRFVGSAKVVDPGGEILADTGVTAGIAVAELDVVQALETARRSMGHLRDRRPETYGPAPGAVTA from the coding sequence ATGAGCACGCTCCGGATGGCGGCCGTGGCCGCCGAGTTCGGCCGCGACCTGGAAGAGGACTTCGCGATCGCGGAGCGGCTGATCAAGGAGGCCGGTGAGCAGGGGGTACGGCTCCTCGCGCTGCCGGAGGCATGCCTGGGCGGCTATCTGCTCAGCCTGGACGACGACAGCGAACTCGACGAGGGCCCGCCCGCGCTCGCCCTCGACGGCCCGGAGATCCGCCGACTGGCCACGCTGGCCGGTGAGTTGACGGTCGTGGCGGGATACTGCGAGGCGGCCGGGGACGCCCGCTACAACAGTGTCGTCTGCGTCACCGGCGACGGTGTCCTCGGCAACCACCGCAAGGTCCACCAGCCGCTCAGCGAGGACGCGAGTTACGCCTCCGGGGACCGTTTCCACGCCTTCGACACACCGGTCGGTCGGCTCGGGATGATGATCTGCTACGACAAGGCGTTCCCTGAGTCGGCGCGGGCCCTGGCTCTGGACGGCGCCGAGATCGGGGTGTGCGTGTCGGCCTGGCCGGGAGCGCGCACGAAGGCGAGCGCCGATCTCGAACAGGACCGCTGGAAGCGGCGTTTCGACCTGTTCGACCGGGCTCGCGCGCTGGAGAACCAGATCGTGTGGCTGTCCGCGAACCAGTCCGGCACGTTCGGGTCGCTACGCTTCGTGGGCAGTGCCAAGGTCGTCGACCCGGGCGGCGAGATCCTCGCCGACACGGGTGTGACGGCCGGCATCGCCGTCGCCGAACTCGACGTCGTACAGGCCCTGGAGACCGCCCGCCGGTCGATGGGACACCTGCGCGACCGGCGGCCCGAGACCTACGGACCAGCCCCGGGAGCAGTCACCGCATGA